In the Flagellimonas sp. HMM57 genome, one interval contains:
- a CDS encoding nuclear transport factor 2 family protein: MRYSILCFFLIAGFVNGQNSDRAISEELLDSIKTEIWIPFMESYAYLDSDKLKSIHSDEIVRITLDQNNIQTGQDYLENFSGYIDDVKQQGGGLDISFVILSTAINETEDIAYQTGYYRFSSKQKGEKDLSIRGYGKFHVTLKKEEGLWKLVLDSDKRIQLSHNEFNGQKTIYKLER; the protein is encoded by the coding sequence ATGAGGTATTCAATTCTGTGTTTTTTTCTTATTGCTGGATTTGTGAACGGACAAAATAGTGATCGTGCAATCTCAGAGGAATTACTGGATTCGATAAAAACAGAGATATGGATTCCTTTTATGGAGTCCTATGCTTATTTAGATTCAGATAAATTGAAGTCCATTCATTCCGATGAAATTGTGAGAATAACATTGGACCAGAACAACATTCAAACAGGTCAAGATTATTTAGAGAATTTTAGCGGATATATCGACGACGTAAAACAGCAAGGTGGCGGTTTGGATATTTCATTCGTCATTTTGTCCACTGCAATCAATGAAACCGAAGATATTGCTTATCAAACTGGTTATTATCGTTTCAGTTCAAAACAAAAAGGTGAAAAAGATTTAAGCATACGAGGATACGGAAAATTTCATGTGACCCTTAAAAAAGAAGAAGGTTTATGGAAATTGGTATTGGATTCTGACAAAAGAATACAACTTTCCCACAATGAATTTAATGGTCAAAAAACAATCTATAAATTAGAACGATAG